In Stutzerimonas stutzeri, the sequence ACCGAGCATCAGCCGTGCCGACCCCCGCGACACCCCCAGGACTTCGTGCGCCGTGGAATGGTAGTGATGGTAGTCAAAGACACCGGCACGCCATTGAGCCGGCCAAAGATGACTGTCGAACAACCGCTCGAAGGCGCCGGCATAGTCGCCATCGGCCAGTGGCAGCTGGCGGTATATCAGCACCGGATGCGGGCTGTTCGGCGTGCGGCCGTCGCTGGAAAACAGCAACTGCTCGGGTTGCGGGGCGGAGCTGGGCATAGGCACCTCGTCGTGCGGGCCTGAGCCAGCGACACGGCAGCTCAGGGACCGGTTTGAAGTTTCGACCCGAGGCCCCCGCGCTTTTCTCCCCGCCAGAAACAACAAAGCCGCCCGAAGGCGGCTTGTCTGACCGGCTGAACTCAGAGACCGGACATGTGCTTGATGGCGGCAAGCAGTTCGTCGTCCGAGCAATCGGCACAGGTGCCTTTCGGCGGCATGGCGTTGATACCAGAAATGGCCTTGGCCAGCAGGCCGTCAAGACCGCCTTCCTTGTCGGCCCGAGCCTGCCACGCAGCGGTATCGCCTACTTTCGGCGAATTGAGCAAGCCGGAGCCGTGGCAGGCGCCACAGAACTTGCCGACCACGTCTTCACCGCTGCGGGCAGCGCCGCCAGCGGCCGCAGTGGCGGCACCAGCAGCCGCGCACTCCTCGCCTTGAATACACACTTCGCCCACCGGCTTGAGCCGCTCGGCGATGTCGTCGTTGGTCGCAGCCTGAGCGCTCACTGCCCACAGGGCCACTACGGCAGTCTGTGCTACCAGGATCTTCTTAATCAGGTTCACCTTACACCCTCATGTGGCTAGACACGCCCGCGGCCACGGTAACGCGAGCGGCGGCTAGTATAGCGGCAAGCCATGCTTGCCGAAACAACCCATGTCGCGCAGCCCAGTCCAGCGACCTTGTGTCGCACCGCCCCCCACTTTCGCATGTGCCCGTCAGAAATTGGCGGGCGTGGTGGCGCTGATCAGCTTGGCCGGCGCATCGAATGGATTATGGAAGCGATGCGGCTTGTTACTGTCGAAATAGTAGCTATCGCCCGTCTCGAGCACGTAGGTCTGGCCGTTCACGGTCAGCTCCAGCCGCCCTTCGACCAGCATGCCGGCCTCTTCGCCCTGGTGCGCCAGCATGTCCGTACCGGTATCGGCACCCGGCGGGTAGGTCTCGGAGAGAAAGGCGATCGCCCGCCCCGGATGCGCCTTGCCGATGAGCTTCATGCTCACCGCGCCGTCGGATATATCGATCAGCTCGCCTGCCTTGTAAACGACCTGGGTGTCACCTTCCTGCTCGAAATCGGGCGAAAAGAACTCGACCAGCGACATCGGAATGCCGCCCAGCACCTTTTTCAGCGAACTGATCGAAGGACTGACGCTGTTCTTCTCGATCATCGAGATCGTGCTGTTGGTAACGCCCGCACGCTTGGCTAGCTCACGCTGGGAAAGGCCTTTGAGTTTGCGGATGGTTTGCAGTCGAACGCCGACGTCCAATAGGGGAGCCTCCCAAGCAAGCGCGATAGACATAGGTGGCTATGATGGCGAGGGCGTTCGCTATTTTCAACACATCAGGACGAATTGCCGAGACGCGTACGGCCAAAGGCCTATCAGTCCGGCAATGCTGCGACCACCGAGAGCTCGACCAGAATCTCCGGTTCGCACAGCCTGGCTTCGACGGTGGCGCGCGCCGGGGCGACCCCGGCGGGCAACCAGGTATCCCAGACGGCATTCATTCCGGCGAAGTCGGCTTCGATGTCCTTCAGATAGATGGTGACGGACAGGATGTGCTGCTTGTCGGTGCCCGCCTGGCGCAGCAGCCGTTCGATGTTATCGAGGGTTTCGCGGGTCTGCTGCTCAATGCCCGCGCTCAGGTCTTCACCCACCTGCCCGGCCAGATAAACCGTGTCGCGATGGATGACGATCTGACTCATTCGCGAATCAGTGTGCAGGCGCTGTATGGGCATGTTTGCCAGACTCCTTGTGAGTACCGTAACGGGAAATATCCAGGCCATCGGTGCTGATCTGGGTGCGTTTCTTCGCCAGCAGGTCGGCGAGCACGCGACCAGAGCCGCAGGCCATGGTCCAGCCCAGGGTACCGTGGCCGGTGTTCAAAAACAGGTTGCGATAGGACGTTGCGCCGATGATCGGCGTGCCGTCCGGAGTCGCCGGCCGCAAGCCGGTCCAAAGCTCCGCGCGACTCGGGTCACCGCCCAGCGGAAACAGATCCCCTACTACCATCTCCAGGGTTTCGCGCCGCCGTGGGTTCAGCGACAGATCGTGCCCGGCGATTTCGGCCATGCCACCGACCCGAATGCGCTGATCGAAACGGGTGATGGCGACCTTGTAGGTCTCATCGAGCACGGTCGAGACCGGCGCCATGCTCGGATTGCTGATCGGGACGGTCAACGAATAGCCCTTGAGCGGGTAGACCGGCGCATGGATGCCCAGCGGCTTGAGCATCTGCGGGCTGTAGCTGCCCAGCGCCAGCACGTAGCGATCGGCCTTTTCCAGCTTGCCGTCGATCCAGACGCCATCGAGACGATCGCCGGAAAACTCCAGCCGCTGAATGTCCTGCTCGAAGCGAAACTCGACGCCGAGCCCTCGCGCCATCTCGGCCAGCCGGGTGGTGAACATCTGGCAATCGCCGGTCTGATCGTTGGGCAGGCGCAATGCGCCGCTGAGCTTGTCGGAAACACGTGCGAGGGCCGGTTCGACCCGGGCGATGCCGGCCCGGTCGAGCAGCTCGTACGGCACGCCGGATGCCTGCAGCACGGCGATGTCCTTGGCCGCACTATCCAGTTGCGCCTGGGTGCGGAACAGCTGGGTGGTACCGCATTGCCGGCCTTCGTATTCGATACCGGTTTCGGCACGCAGCTCGTCGAGGCAATCGCGGCTGTATTCGGACAACCGCACCATGCGCTCCTTGTTCACCGCATAGCGCGCCGCCGTGCAGTTACGCAGCATTTGCGCCATCCACAGGTACTGCTGGATATCGCCGGTGAGCTTGATGGCCAGCGGTGCGTGACGCTGCATCAGCCATTTCATCGCCTTGAGCGGCACGCCCGGCGCGGCCCAGGGAGAGGCATAGCCAGGCGACACCTGGCCGGCGTTGGCGAAACTGGTTTCCATGGCCACCGCCGGCTGGCGGTCGACCACCACGACCTCGAAACCCGCACGTGCCAGATAGTAGGCACTGGTGGTACCGATCACGCCGCTACCCATCACCAGAACACGCATCGCCGCCTCCCGCCCGTTCAGTGCCGGGCTTTTTCGAGTCACTGTTAAGCGGAGTATAGGAAGCTGCGAGTAGGGTTTTTCGCTATATAACAGGCTATATTTGCGATTTATTCACGCCTTTAAACCCTTCAATGGAGGCGATGCGCCTATGAGAACCAAGCATCAGACCCGCCGCGAACTGGACAAAATCGATCGCCAGATCCTCCGCCTGCTGCAAGCTGAAGGACGCATGCCCTTCACCGAGCTGGGCGAACGCATCGGCCTGTCCACCACGCCGTGCACCGAGCGGGTCAGGCGTCTGGAACGTGAAGGCATCATCATGGGTTACACCGCGCGGCTGAACCCCCAGCATCTCAAGGGCGGCCTGCTGGTATTCGTCGAGATCAGCCTGGCCTACAAATCGGGCGATATCTTCGAGGAGTTCCGCCGCGCGGTGCTCAAGCTGCCCCACGTGCTGGAATGCCATCTGGTTTCGGGCGACTTCGACTACCTGATCAAGGCGCGCATCTCGGAGATGGCCTCCTACCGGAAGCTGCTCGGCGACATCCTGCTCAAGCTGCCGCACGTCCGTGAATCGAAGAGTTACATCGTCATGGAAGAAGTGAAGGAGTCGCTCGAACTGCCGGTACCGGATTGACCGCCGCGCTGAAGCCTCGAAGCCAAACGCAACGAGCTGAGCGCTTGGCGTGCCAGAGCGATCCGTTCCGGCGATGCAGCGCCGCGCATCCACCCGATTGTTCGGACTTCGGAGCATTGCGCCCGAGCTGCTTTTTTGCGCTGGGTCCGATCGACGGTCTACCCTTCGGCCAGACAAAATCGTCCAAGGCTCGATCATGACCCACCGCAAACAGGCCGACCATCCGCACGCTCACGCCCCGTCCTACTACGCAGCCAGCACCAATCGCACCCTCGAATTCGCGCCGTTGGAAGGCGAACAGCACGCCGACGTGTGCGTGGTGGGCGGTGGTTTCAGCGGCCTCAACACGGCCATCGAACTCGCCGAACGGGGATTCTCCGTGGTGCTGCTCGAAGCGCACCGCATCGCCTGGGGCGCCAGCGGGCGCAACGGCGGGCAGCTGATTCGCGGTGTCGGCCATGATGTCGAGCAGTTCCAGACGGTACTCGGTGCCGACGGGGTCGACGCCCTCAAGCGCATGGGCTTCGAGGCCGTCGACATCGTCCGCCAGCGCGTCGAGCGCTACCGCATCGACTGCGACCTGACCTGGGGCTACTGCGACCTGGCCACCAAGCCACGGCATGTCGCGGGATTCGAGGCGGAGCGAGCCGATCTCGAACGCCTCGGCTATTCGCATCCGCTGCGCCTGGTTGCGCAACACGCCATGCACGAGGTGATCGGTTCCGATCGTTATCTCGGCGGGCTGGTGGACATGGGCTCGGGGCATCTGCACCCGCTCAATCTCGCCCTCGGCGAAGCCGCGGCGGCCCAGGCGCTCGGCGTGCGTCTGTTCGAGGGCTCAGCGGTGCAGCGCATCGATTACGGCCCGCGGGTACAGGTGCATACCGCACGAGGCAGCGTCCGCGCCGAACACCTGGTGCTGGCCTGCAACGCCTATCTGCAGGGGTTGCAGCCGGACCTGGCAGGCAAGGTGCTGCCGGCCGGCAGTTACATCATCGCCACCGAACCCTTGCCCGCAGCGCTGGCTCACGAACTGTTGCCGCAGAACATGGCGGTCTGCGATCAGCGCGTGGCGCTGGATTATTTCCGCCTCGCGGCCGATGGCCGGCTGCTGTTCGGCGGGGCCTGCCATTATTCCGGCCGCGACCCGAAGAACATCGCCGCCTACATGCAGCCCAAGATGCTCAAGGTATTCAGGCAACTGCAAGGCATCGGCATCGATTACCAGTGGGGCGGTATGATCGGCATCGGCGCCAACCGGCTGCCACAGATCGGGCGGCTGACCGACCATGCCAACGTCTACTATGCCCAGGCCTATTCCGGCCACGGGCTGAACGCGACCCACCTGGCCGGCCGGTTGCTGGCCGAAGCCATCAGCGGCCAGGCGCAGGGCCGCTTCGACCTGTTCGCTGCCGTGCCACACCCGACCTTTCCGGGAGGCCAGCGGCTGCGCTCGCCACTGCTGGCGCTGGGCATGCTTTGGTATCGACTCAAGGACCTGTTCTGAATTTCACCGTTGCGCTGGCGTCCAATCGGCAGGGACCGATAACGATCTGAAGGAGTGGACTCTTGCGCATCTTGCTGGTGCTTCTTGCACTTCTGTCGCTGGCCGGCTGCGCCGGTCAGCTGGTATCCGCGCCCCGTTCGCATGCGCTCGTCAGTCAGCAGTCGTCGCTGACGCGAGAGGTCGCAGCCTTGGCAGCCGCTCAGCCGTCCGGTTATTCGGGCTTCCGCCTGCTACCGGCCAGCGCCCAAGCCTTCGCCGCTCGCGTCAAGATGATCCGTGCAGCCGAAACGAGCCTGGACGTGCAGTACTACATCGTCCACGACGGGATCAGCACCCGCATTCTGGTCGATGAGCTGCTCAAGGCTGCCGACCGGGGCGTCAGGGTGCGGCTGCTGCTCGATGACACCACCAGCGACGGCAGCGATTACCAGATCGCCACACTGGCCGCGCATCCGAATGTCTTCATCCGCGTGTTCAACCCGCTGCATGTTGGGCGCAGCAACATTGTCACTCGCTCACTCGGCCGTCTGCTTCACCTGTCGCAACAGCATCGGCGCATGCACAACAAGTTGATGCTGGCCGATAGCAGCCTGGCCATCGTCGGCGGTCGCAACCTGGGCGATGAGTACTTCGATGCCGACACGGGGCTGAACTTCACCGATCTCGACCTGCTCGCGGCCGGGCCAGTTGCTCGGCAGCTCGCCACCAGCTTCGATCAGTACTGGAACCATCCCCTCAGCGTGCCCATTCAGCACTTCTTGCGCAGCCCGCCTCGACGCCATGCCTTGAGCGAAGCACGCCAACAGATCACCCAATATGTACGGGCCGATCGCCAGCGCGACCCGCAGCGCTACCAGCATCTGGTCTCGGAGCTCGATGGCGCATCACCGGAACACTGGCTCCAGGGACTGGTATGGGCGCACGGTGAGGCCCTCTGGGACCATCCGGAAAAGATCAACGCGAGCGGAATTCCTGATGAACGCTTGCTGCTGACCACGCGACTGCAACCGACCATGGATGCCGTCAGCCGGGAAATGACGCTGATATCGGCCTACTTCGTCCCCACCGAGGACGGGGTGGACTACCTGACCGAACGGGCCAGCCACGGTGTCGCGATCCGCATTCTGACCAACTCGCTGGAAGCGACCGACGTGCCGATCGTCCATGGCGGTTACGCGCCGTATCGCCGTCCCTTGCTCGAGGCGGGCGTGCGCTTGTTCGAGCTGCGTCGACAGCCTGATCAGGAGCCCTCCTACAACCTCGGCGGTGAATCGGAGTCCAGCCTGCACAGCAAGGCGGCAGTGTTCGATCGCCAGGAGGTGTTTCTCGGCTCGCTGAACTTCGATCCCCGCTCGGTGCTCTGGAACACCGAAGTTGGCGTCCTCATCGAGAGCGCGGAGCTGGCCAGCGAGGTGCAGCGGCTGACGCTCGAAGGTACCTCGCCGGCAGTGAGCTACGAGGTACGGCTGGTAAAACTCAAGGGTCGTGAGCGGTTGATCTGGATCGCCGAAGACGATAACCGCCGCAAGGTGCTGCTCAAGGAGCCAGGCGGTACCTGGCGACGTTTCAACGCCTGGATCAGTCGCGTGATAGGGCTGGAACGAATGCTTTAGCGACATCAATTCGCCCGAGCGGTTGCAGGGCGATCCGGCCAAGATTGCCAGCCAAATTGCCGTGCCGCTTGATTTGACCCCTTCGTGTGATACCAAGGTGCCACGGCAGCCAGCTGCCGCTCCCAAGCCGATACGGCACCTGCTTCTATAAAAATAAAAAGGAGCGCGACATGCATCATCGCAAATGGATATGGATGGTGACCTTACTCATCAGCTGCTTTCCGGCACTGATCAACCCCGCCCAGGCGCAGACGTTCAACGCGCTGGAAAGCATGCAGATCCATGCCAACCGTGCGACCAGCAGCCTGCTGCTCTATCGGGGCGAAGGCTTCCAGAAAGCACATCTGGCCCGCATGGAAAATGACCTCAAGGCGCTGGCGGACGCGGTCAATGCCTTTCCCGGCGCCAGCACCGAGCTGCGCGCGCACCACCAGACGCTACAGGCGACGCTGCGCGAAGGCGCCGGCTTCGGCCATAAGGAGGACGATGTACCGTGGGGCTGGCCGCTGCAGATGAGCAAGGCCCTGCGCGACTTCCTGACTGCGGTACGCGGCCAGCAAGGCGCCGATGTCCGCGCCGAACTGCCGGCCAAGGTGGAATACCTGACGGTCCAATACCTCAGTCGTGCCTACGTCGGCTCGTTCGAGACCGCCCGCGAGCAACCGGACACCTATCTCGGCCAAGATGAGCGGCGCCTGGTCCCGTCTATCGACGAACAGCTCGCCGCACTCGACAGCGCATCGAACCCGGCCATCGCCAAACTGAAGACCCGCTGGGACTTTCTCAAGGTGGCGCTCGAAGACATGAACAGCGGTAACAACTCGTTCAATACCGCATCAGGCCGACCGTTCGCCCCGATCATGGTCGATCGCCATGCACGCAGCCTCAGCGATCAGTGGATGGCGCTCTCGGCAAACACCGGTACGAACTGAGCGTAGCCGCAGCGTCAGGCATCGACCGGGCGCTGCCGCAGCCTTACCGGCCCGACTCGCGCCTCGATAGCCTGACGCACCGGCTGGCGCAGGCCGAGCATGAAGCCCAGTTCGGCCGCCACGAACAGCGGCCCGATGATCAGACCGACCAGATCGTCGACGAACGCGGGCTTGCGCCCTTCGAAGTGGTGCCCGACGAACTGGATGATCCAACCCACCACGAACAAGCCGACGCCGGTGCTCAGCCAGACGGCGGTTGGCTGCTGCGCCAGTCTTGCCCCGCCCCAGACACAGAGCAGCAGCACGGCGGTCATGAGCAGGCCAAAGCGCAGGTCCAGTCGTAGATAGAACAACGCGACCAGCAGGGCAACCAGGGCCACCGGGCTCAGCCACAGGCCGAGCACCTCGGTGCCGGGGCGCGACAGCAGCACCGCGACGGCGAACACGATCATCGGGATGCCGATGAAATGGCTGAGTAGATTCCGCGGATCGCGATGGTAGGCGGCATATTGCGCCAGATGATCGGTCAGGGTCTTCATGGACGAGTTCCAGGTGGCAGTGCGCCAAGCTTAGCCAGCCAGGCGACCCGCAGCAGGACCAAGGATGCTGGACGAGCGCCAAAGACCATGGCGCTTGTGCCAAGCCCGTCTCGGCGCGCTACGGCTCGGGACGGTAGCCCAGGCGCAAACCACCCCAGTGCCGCCCGGCCACCATGATCGGCACGGAAATGTCATGCATCAGCTCGCCGGTATCGCGGCTATAGGTCTGCAGCAGCACCTTGCGCTGGTGGCTGCCGCAGCGGGCGCCGGTGCGGTCGTTGAACAGCCGTTTGCTGCGACTCTTGACCTTGTCGATCTCCGGGTCGCCCACCGGCGGCTGGCTGAAGGCTCGGTTGTGTGTCGGCACATAACCTTCCGGCGTGGTGGCAATGGCGTAGACCAGCGCGTTGTCACGGGCCAGCAAGGGCTCCTGAATGGCCGGCAGGACGTCGTCGGCGTAACGGTCGAAGCGGGTGCTGTAGCGGGTCGGATTGGTGCCCGGCTGCGCCTGGTAATTGCGATCGAACAGATCATCGACGCTCAGTCGGCCGGCCTGCAGGTCCGCCTCGAAGCGCGCCGCAATGGCCGCCGCCCCTTCCCGCGCCAGATCGAAGATGCCCTGGTGGTAATCGTCGAGTTGCACTTCGGCCAGCTGCTCGCTGACGGTCTCCGCCTGATCGACGAGGGTGCCGGCGGCCTGCTCCAGCTGCCGGGTCTGGCCCTCGCTCTGCAGCGCATCGCCACGCAGCTGCTCCAGTGCCACGAACAGCTGCGCCAGCCGCTCGTGATTGCTGGCCGTGCCGGACGCGATTTCCGCCACCTGGGTTTCGACATTGCCGGCCAGCTCCGCGATGGTGCTGAGCTGAACGCCGGTTCCGGCCACCTGCGCCGCCGCCTCGTCGAGCTCGCTGGCCTGTTTTCGAATGTGGCTGACCACCGCTGCGCTTTGCTCACGAATGTCACTGACCATTCGCCCGACCTCCTCGGTCGCGCTGCTGGTGCGCCCGGCGAGATTGCGTACCTCGTCGGCCACGACGGCGAAGCCACGCCCGGCTTCACCGGCACGCGCGGCCTCGATGGCGGCGTTGAGCGCCAGCAGATTGGTCTGACTGGCGATGGACTGAATCACGTCGGTGATCTGACGGATCTCTTCCGTGCGCGCGGCGAGCCCGTCCAGCAATGCGCGACTGGC encodes:
- a CDS encoding cupin domain-containing protein, which codes for MPSSAPQPEQLLFSSDGRTPNSPHPVLIYRQLPLADGDYAGAFERLFDSHLWPAQWRAGVFDYHHYHSTAHEVLGVSRGSARLMLGGEQGREVEVRAGDALVLPAGTGHCQLGASDDFEVVGGYPVDQQYDLLRPDEASHDQAQARALKVGVPVSDPVAGTQGALVDLWRRE
- a CDS encoding c-type cytochrome — translated: MNLIKKILVAQTAVVALWAVSAQAATNDDIAERLKPVGEVCIQGEECAAAGAATAAAGGAARSGEDVVGKFCGACHGSGLLNSPKVGDTAAWQARADKEGGLDGLLAKAISGINAMPPKGTCADCSDDELLAAIKHMSGL
- a CDS encoding cupin domain-containing protein; protein product: MDVGVRLQTIRKLKGLSQRELAKRAGVTNSTISMIEKNSVSPSISSLKKVLGGIPMSLVEFFSPDFEQEGDTQVVYKAGELIDISDGAVSMKLIGKAHPGRAIAFLSETYPPGADTGTDMLAHQGEEAGMLVEGRLELTVNGQTYVLETGDSYYFDSNKPHRFHNPFDAPAKLISATTPANF
- a CDS encoding RidA family protein, giving the protein MPIQRLHTDSRMSQIVIHRDTVYLAGQVGEDLSAGIEQQTRETLDNIERLLRQAGTDKQHILSVTIYLKDIEADFAGMNAVWDTWLPAGVAPARATVEARLCEPEILVELSVVAALPD
- the dadA gene encoding D-amino acid dehydrogenase, encoding MRVLVMGSGVIGTTSAYYLARAGFEVVVVDRQPAVAMETSFANAGQVSPGYASPWAAPGVPLKAMKWLMQRHAPLAIKLTGDIQQYLWMAQMLRNCTAARYAVNKERMVRLSEYSRDCLDELRAETGIEYEGRQCGTTQLFRTQAQLDSAAKDIAVLQASGVPYELLDRAGIARVEPALARVSDKLSGALRLPNDQTGDCQMFTTRLAEMARGLGVEFRFEQDIQRLEFSGDRLDGVWIDGKLEKADRYVLALGSYSPQMLKPLGIHAPVYPLKGYSLTVPISNPSMAPVSTVLDETYKVAITRFDQRIRVGGMAEIAGHDLSLNPRRRETLEMVVGDLFPLGGDPSRAELWTGLRPATPDGTPIIGATSYRNLFLNTGHGTLGWTMACGSGRVLADLLAKKRTQISTDGLDISRYGTHKESGKHAHTAPAH
- a CDS encoding Lrp/AsnC ligand binding domain-containing protein codes for the protein MRTKHQTRRELDKIDRQILRLLQAEGRMPFTELGERIGLSTTPCTERVRRLEREGIIMGYTARLNPQHLKGGLLVFVEISLAYKSGDIFEEFRRAVLKLPHVLECHLVSGDFDYLIKARISEMASYRKLLGDILLKLPHVRESKSYIVMEEVKESLELPVPD
- a CDS encoding NAD(P)/FAD-dependent oxidoreductase, which codes for MTHRKQADHPHAHAPSYYAASTNRTLEFAPLEGEQHADVCVVGGGFSGLNTAIELAERGFSVVLLEAHRIAWGASGRNGGQLIRGVGHDVEQFQTVLGADGVDALKRMGFEAVDIVRQRVERYRIDCDLTWGYCDLATKPRHVAGFEAERADLERLGYSHPLRLVAQHAMHEVIGSDRYLGGLVDMGSGHLHPLNLALGEAAAAQALGVRLFEGSAVQRIDYGPRVQVHTARGSVRAEHLVLACNAYLQGLQPDLAGKVLPAGSYIIATEPLPAALAHELLPQNMAVCDQRVALDYFRLAADGRLLFGGACHYSGRDPKNIAAYMQPKMLKVFRQLQGIGIDYQWGGMIGIGANRLPQIGRLTDHANVYYAQAYSGHGLNATHLAGRLLAEAISGQAQGRFDLFAAVPHPTFPGGQRLRSPLLALGMLWYRLKDLF
- a CDS encoding phospholipase D family protein, encoding MRILLVLLALLSLAGCAGQLVSAPRSHALVSQQSSLTREVAALAAAQPSGYSGFRLLPASAQAFAARVKMIRAAETSLDVQYYIVHDGISTRILVDELLKAADRGVRVRLLLDDTTSDGSDYQIATLAAHPNVFIRVFNPLHVGRSNIVTRSLGRLLHLSQQHRRMHNKLMLADSSLAIVGGRNLGDEYFDADTGLNFTDLDLLAAGPVARQLATSFDQYWNHPLSVPIQHFLRSPPRRHALSEARQQITQYVRADRQRDPQRYQHLVSELDGASPEHWLQGLVWAHGEALWDHPEKINASGIPDERLLLTTRLQPTMDAVSREMTLISAYFVPTEDGVDYLTERASHGVAIRILTNSLEATDVPIVHGGYAPYRRPLLEAGVRLFELRRQPDQEPSYNLGGESESSLHSKAAVFDRQEVFLGSLNFDPRSVLWNTEVGVLIESAELASEVQRLTLEGTSPAVSYEVRLVKLKGRERLIWIAEDDNRRKVLLKEPGGTWRRFNAWISRVIGLERML
- a CDS encoding DUF962 domain-containing protein — protein: MKTLTDHLAQYAAYHRDPRNLLSHFIGIPMIVFAVAVLLSRPGTEVLGLWLSPVALVALLVALFYLRLDLRFGLLMTAVLLLCVWGGARLAQQPTAVWLSTGVGLFVVGWIIQFVGHHFEGRKPAFVDDLVGLIIGPLFVAAELGFMLGLRQPVRQAIEARVGPVRLRQRPVDA
- a CDS encoding methyl-accepting chemotaxis protein, which encodes MRPAFRTHPKACLLHAVSLFGLLLFHGWMELPFYLTVLSVLLLGLWPWLGPWRAEAKAPTTDSAAAQSSAALSKSLSRHTCHNALSAAQVSYSAEQLAARLQSQLVAIDEIASGAEAMTATEQDSAARAQQTLEAAEAVRRSSEAGRVELQHANERMQQLSAQTEASRALLDGLAARTEEIRQITDVIQSIASQTNLLALNAAIEAARAGEAGRGFAVVADEVRNLAGRTSSATEEVGRMVSDIREQSAAVVSHIRKQASELDEAAAQVAGTGVQLSTIAELAGNVETQVAEIASGTASNHERLAQLFVALEQLRGDALQSEGQTRQLEQAAGTLVDQAETVSEQLAEVQLDDYHQGIFDLAREGAAAIAARFEADLQAGRLSVDDLFDRNYQAQPGTNPTRYSTRFDRYADDVLPAIQEPLLARDNALVYAIATTPEGYVPTHNRAFSQPPVGDPEIDKVKSRSKRLFNDRTGARCGSHQRKVLLQTYSRDTGELMHDISVPIMVAGRHWGGLRLGYRPEP